Proteins encoded in a region of the Panicum hallii strain FIL2 chromosome 3, PHallii_v3.1, whole genome shotgun sequence genome:
- the LOC112888017 gene encoding late embryogenesis abundant protein, group 3-like: MASHQDKASYQAGETKAHTEEKAGQAMGATKDTAQHAAGKGHDAKEATKQKASDTGSYLGQKTDEAKHKAGETTEATKHKAGETTEATKHKAGETTEAAKQKTAEALEATKQKAGEAGEYAKESAVAGKDKTGSVIQQATDQVKSAAVGAKDAVMNTLGMSGDSGDNKEGHAGKKDDSTITRDQ; the protein is encoded by the exons ATGGCTTCCCACCAGGACAAGGCTAGCTACCAGGCCGGCGAGACCAAGGCCCACACCGAG GAGAAGGCTGGGCAGGCGATGGGGGCGACCAAGGACACGGCGCAGCACGCCGCGGGCAAGGGCCACGACGCCAAGGAGGCGACCAAGCAGAAGGCGTCCGACACCGGCAGCTACCTGGGCCAGAAGACCGACGAGGCCAAGCACAAGGCCGGCGAGACCACCGAGGCCACCAAGCACAAGGCCGGGGAGACCACGGAGGCCACCAAGCACAAGGCCGGCGAGACCACCGAGGCCGCCAAGCAGAAGACCGCCGAGGCCCTCGAGGCCACCAAGCAGAAGGCCGGCGAGGCCGGCGAGTACGCCAAGGAGAGCGCCGTCGCCGGCAAGGACAAGACCGGCAGCGTCATCCAGCAG GCCACTGATCAGGTGAAGAGCGCGGCGGTGGGCGCCAAGGACGCGGTGATGAACACGCTGGGGATGAGCGGGGACAGCGGGGACAACAAGGAGGGCCACGCCGGCAAGAAGGACGACTCCACCATCACCAGGGATCAGTAG